The following coding sequences lie in one Capsicum annuum cultivar UCD-10X-F1 chromosome 5, UCD10Xv1.1, whole genome shotgun sequence genomic window:
- the LOC107870286 gene encoding low-specificity L-threonine aldolase 1 — translation MVVRTVDLRSDTVTKPTEAMRKAMANAEVDDDVLGYDPTAQRLEAEMAKITGKEAGLFVPSGTMGNLISVLTHCQIRGSEIIIGDYSHIHIYENGGISTIGGVHPRTVKNNEDGTMDLDLIEAAIRDPCFEICYPTTRLICLENSNAHAGGRCLTAEYTDKVGELAKKYGLKLHIDGARIFNASIALGVPVHRLVQAADSVSICLSKGLGAPVGSVIVGSKSFIARAKILRKTLGGGMRQVGVLCAAAFVALQENLVKLEGDHRKAKILAAELNKIKGLKVDIATVETNIVYCDILKGSKISEKELCETLEKLGLLVLPEGPLRIRFVLHHQISESDVHYAVSCLQRALAGVAVENGDK, via the exons ATGGTGGTAAGAACTGTGGATCTTCGCTCGGACACAGTGACTAAACCAACTGAAGCCATGCGGAAAGCTATGGCCAATGCTGAAGTGGATGATGATGTCTTGGGTTATGATCCAACAGCCCAACGCCTTGAAGCAGAGATGGCAAAGATAACGGGCAAGGAAGCGGGATTATTTGTTCCTTCAGGCACTATGGGCAACCTTATCAGCGTGCTGACTCATTGCCAAATTAGGGGCAGTGAAATTATTATCGGTGATTATTCCCATATCCATATTTATGAAAATGGTGGCATTTCCACCATTggaggtgttcatccaaggaccGTGAAGAACAATGAAGATGGAACAATGGATCTTGATCTAATTGAAGCTGCAATTCGAGATCCTTGCTTTGAGATATGTTACCCGACCACTAGGCTGATCTGCTTGGAGAATTCAAATGCACA CGCAGGAGGCAGATGCCTTACTGCAGAGTATACCGACAAAGTCGGAGAGCTAGCAAAGAAGTATGGTCTGAAGCTTCACATTGATGGAGCTCGTATATTCAATGCATCAATT GCTCTTGGAGTGCCTGTTCATAGGCTTGTACAAGCAGCTGATTCGGTTTCG ATATGCTTATCAAAAGGTCTTGGCGCTCCTGTTGGATCTGTGATTGTTGGTTCGAAGAGCTTCATTGCCAGG GCCAAAATCCTGAGGAAGACTCTAGGTGGCGGAATGAGGCAGGTTGGCGTTCTTTGTGCAGCTGCTTTTGTCGCTTTACAAGAGAATCTTGTTAAGCTGGAAGGAGATCACAGAAAGGCTAAGATTTTGGCTG CGGAACTTAACAAAATCAAAGGGCTGAAAGTTGATATTGCTACGGTAGAGACTAACATT GTATATTGTGATATCCTGAAAGGGTCCAAGATCAGTGAAAAAGAGTTGTGCGAGACTTTGGAAAAACTCGGTTTACTTGTACTACCAGAAGGCCCACTGAG AATCCGATTTGTTTTACACCACCAGATTTCCGAAAGTGATGTGCATTATGCAGTGTCTTGCCTTCAG CGAGCTTTAGCAGGAGTGGCGGTAGAAAATGGTGACAAGTAA